Proteins encoded in a region of the Suncus etruscus isolate mSunEtr1 chromosome 1, mSunEtr1.pri.cur, whole genome shotgun sequence genome:
- the ARMC10 gene encoding LOW QUALITY PROTEIN: armadillo repeat-containing protein 10 (The sequence of the model RefSeq protein was modified relative to this genomic sequence to represent the inferred CDS: inserted 1 base in 1 codon): MGVAREFSWVAAGLFLGAGACYYAYRLTRCPPRSARKFRRRSSLKAEELTSDSYNAILNAEELHKVLDLIDSAEDPGIIERALVTIGNNSAFSTNQVIIRELDGITVIGSKISHLNRSIKEKALNALNNLSLNVENQAEIKAFITEVCEVIFSEPLNSAVQLAGLRLLTNLTVTNDYQHLLCSHITDLFRVLLMGNESTKVQVLKVLVNLSENPAMSEELLGAQVDSAFLSLYDSQGAKEILLRVLTLFHNINNCLKKEDRLALRPHFTKGSLFFLLYGEEYAQXMRALCNHHSVDKRKVTVIPKYYLAGVMSLKDKTI; encoded by the exons ATGGGCGTTGCGCGAGAATTTAGCTGGGTGGCGGCGGGCTTATTCCTCGGAGCGGGCGCTTGCTATTACGCTTACAGACTCACACGGTGCCCGCCACGAAGCGCCCGCAAGTTTCGGCGCCGCTCCTCGCTGAAGGCAG AAGAGTTAACCAGTGATTCCTACAATGCCATCTTAAATGCTGAGGAACTACAcaaagtccttgacctgattgaTTCAGCCGAGGATCCTGGAATTATTGAAAGAGCTCTGGTCACAATAGGTAACAACTCAGCCTTTTCAACTAACCAG gtcatTATTCGTGAGTTGGATGGTATTACAGTCATTGGAAGCAAAATCAGCCATCTTAATCGCAGTATCAAAGAGAAAGCTTTAAATGCCCTGAATAATCTAAGTCTGAATGTTGAGAATCAAGCCGAGATAAAA GCATTCATTACTGAAGTGTGTGAAGTTATCTTCTCTGAACCTCTGAACTCTGCTGTGCAGCTGGCCGGACTGAGATTGCTCACAAACTTGACAGTTACCAATGACTACCAGCATTTGCTCTGCAGCCACATTACAGACCTGTTCCGAGTGCTGCTCATGGGAAACGAAAGCACCAAG gTTCAAGTTTTGAAAGTGCTTGTGAATTTGTCTGAAAATCCAGCCATGTCAGAAGAACTACTTGGTGCCCAA GTGGATtcagctttcctttccctttATGATAGTCAAGGAGCAAAGGAGATTCTTCTTCGAGTTCTCACACTATTTCATAATATAAATAACTGCCTCAAAAAAGAAGACCGTCTAGCTCTTCGGCCTCATTTCACTAAAGGTTCATTGTTTTTCCTGTTATATGGAGAAGAATATGCCC CAATGAGAGCTTTATGTAACCACCACAGTGTGGACAAGAGAAAGGTAACAGTAATACCAAAATACTATTTGGCTGGCGTAATGTCTTTAAAAGATAAGACAATCTGA